One region of Leptospira terpstrae serovar Hualin str. LT 11-33 = ATCC 700639 genomic DNA includes:
- a CDS encoding HipA N-terminal domain-containing protein: protein MNRKGKVFFREIFAGEIFESENGYVFQYDESYLNNNNYPPISFTFPKQKEAYISKTLFPFFDGLIPEGWLLNLTQNIWRLDRRDRFGILLTVCEDCIGAVSVVGETK, encoded by the coding sequence ATGAATCGTAAAGGAAAGGTTTTCTTTCGGGAGATATTTGCTGGTGAGATTTTCGAAAGTGAGAATGGGTATGTTTTCCAATACGATGAAAGTTATCTAAACAATAATAATTATCCCCCAATCAGCTTCACTTTCCCAAAACAAAAAGAAGCATACATTTCAAAGACTCTATTTCCTTTTTTTGATGGTCTCATCCCTGAAGGATGGTTACTGAATCTCACACAAAATATTTGGAGACTTGATAGAAGGGATAGATTTGGAATTCTACTCACTGTTTGTGAAGATTGCATTGGAGCTGTCAGTGTAGTTGGAGAAACCAAATGA
- a CDS encoding helix-turn-helix transcriptional regulator: protein MAQGDLSDFVKGERKKNSLTQEDLARMTGVGLRFIRDLEQGKASLRMDKVNQVLEAFGAKLSPVPIPKGNVDES, encoded by the coding sequence ATGGCTCAAGGTGATTTATCTGATTTCGTTAAAGGGGAAAGAAAGAAGAATTCCTTAACCCAAGAGGACTTAGCGCGTATGACTGGCGTTGGTTTACGCTTTATCAGAGATTTAGAGCAAGGTAAGGCATCTTTACGCATGGACAAAGTAAATCAGGTTCTAGAAGCATTTGGTGCCAAATTAAGCCCAGTTCCTATACCGAAAGGGAATGTCGATGAATCGTAA
- a CDS encoding helix-turn-helix domain-containing protein, whose product MDLNDYLVRIGQKIKKIRAERALTQECFDDLGENSVPVRTLQEIEAGKSNFTIKTLYKISKKLKIKPKDLLDV is encoded by the coding sequence GTGGATTTAAATGATTATCTAGTTAGGATTGGACAAAAGATTAAAAAAATCAGAGCAGAACGCGCCTTAACCCAAGAATGTTTTGATGATTTGGGTGAGAATTCTGTCCCAGTAAGAACTCTACAAGAAATTGAAGCAGGAAAATCGAATTTTACTATTAAGACATTATATAAAATCTCAAAAAAGCTTAAAATTAAACCGAAGGATTTGCTGGATGTTTAA
- a CDS encoding metallophosphoesterase — MRILAVGDIHGRNIWKKINFDDYDKLIFLGDYLDSHRLSNQEILFNLEELVNLQNKRSNVEFLIGNHDLQYTDEDFAFLVSGFRESYQKEASELLTLLKWKFAVEIDEVLYTHAGLLNEFYKSITNIHQNIADTINQLGFSEPGIFLITIHPMRGGESEASSSIWCDFRELVMEKEPIPINQVFGHSAREGGMIDWKKGYWRICIDVLTKFNHAYEILDGKEPNVISL; from the coding sequence ATGAGAATACTTGCGGTCGGAGACATTCATGGACGTAACATTTGGAAAAAGATCAACTTTGATGATTACGACAAATTGATTTTTCTTGGAGACTATTTAGATTCCCATAGACTTTCGAATCAGGAAATTCTTTTTAACTTGGAAGAGTTGGTTAACTTACAAAATAAAAGATCTAATGTTGAATTTTTGATAGGGAATCATGATTTACAGTATACAGATGAGGATTTTGCTTTTTTGGTATCAGGATTTCGAGAATCATATCAAAAGGAAGCTTCTGAACTGTTAACACTTCTAAAATGGAAATTTGCAGTTGAAATTGATGAAGTTCTATATACTCATGCTGGATTATTGAATGAATTTTACAAATCCATAACTAATATCCATCAGAATATTGCGGACACTATTAACCAACTTGGATTTAGCGAGCCTGGCATCTTTTTAATTACAATTCATCCAATGCGAGGCGGAGAATCTGAAGCGAGTAGTTCAATTTGGTGTGATTTTCGCGAGCTAGTTATGGAAAAAGAACCTATCCCAATCAATCAAGTTTTTGGACATTCGGCAAGAGAAGGTGGGATGATTGATTGGAAAAAAGGATATTGGCGCATTTGCATTGATGTTCTAACTAAATTTAATCATGCATATGAAATTCTCGATGGAAAAGAGCCAAATGTAATTTCCTTATAA
- a CDS encoding tetratricopeptide repeat protein, with the protein MRILFLILTLLFVQNLFSEDKNDLTIIEGLIAKGKLDEANIILDSYSERKLNDPDLIYLDAKIIYLKGEALYRKKNYQAALYNFEKVKTVWPNHENINERIEVCLQKLNQKKITIFTNSLKSQDSDNCIKESQILFNLSDFYDIRLESNCSIKNSILKEKIAFLPIYILKMEEQEMIIFSGSAIYLILYTLISGVFAIILFQLSMLIFTKVNNVQKNKL; encoded by the coding sequence ATGCGAATATTATTTTTAATATTAACATTACTTTTCGTTCAAAATCTTTTTAGTGAAGATAAAAATGACCTTACAATCATTGAAGGTTTGATTGCAAAGGGTAAACTTGATGAAGCCAATATTATATTAGATAGTTATTCTGAAAGAAAACTGAATGATCCAGATCTTATTTATTTAGATGCAAAAATTATATATTTAAAAGGAGAAGCATTGTATCGCAAGAAAAATTATCAGGCTGCACTTTATAATTTTGAAAAAGTCAAAACAGTCTGGCCAAATCATGAAAACATCAATGAAAGAATAGAAGTATGTTTACAGAAACTTAATCAAAAAAAAATAACAATTTTTACAAATAGTCTAAAATCTCAAGATTCAGATAACTGTATTAAAGAATCACAAATCTTGTTTAATTTAAGCGATTTTTATGATATCCGACTGGAATCAAATTGTAGTATTAAAAATTCAATCTTAAAAGAAAAAATAGCTTTTTTGCCTATATATATCCTGAAAATGGAAGAACAGGAAATGATTATTTTTTCTGGTTCAGCAATTTATTTGATTTTGTATACTCTCATTTCTGGAGTTTTTGCAATAATATTATTTCAGCTTTCTATGTTAATTTTTACCAAAGTTAACAATGTTCAAAAAAATAAACTGTAG
- a CDS encoding Kelch repeat-containing protein, whose protein sequence is MNFSFLRFFLTIIFLFFSCTNNPLTTSFNQYSLKVNSVIVTNITSQSGTVYWECSSETEGSLYSNIEGKLISFYTPIKSKLHSYSLTSLKPSNTYSFAVFCGNDYENLNILNFLSSFRTLNQEPSLSEIYQRGIWIFGGMNSQDKLISDVDIYDPIENKWYLKVTTMPNPRIHAGIVAFNSKIYVIGGLIENTVNQLAATSLVEVFDINTNSWSTLSNMPTSLQGFSYGISGEGIYLLGGATTSNMLTSTLSNTIYRFIPQGSGLGIWNTLISSSAISQKVDTVGCAFNGVLYFGLGRSASSGLAQSSHDAYVISSNSTSGITESSFNSGRHGAASICYTPKTSDPFPSDSKAILYIGGSSLQDTTQPVTAINSSNTYEYYLPNDSSINPNTMSVGLPLPVNLYMAAGEISYLKRNAYLFGGLVNRGLLNTSVYYMDLANPLGNSWIELTDKMPTPRYGHKAVILSRN, encoded by the coding sequence ATGAATTTCAGTTTTCTCAGATTTTTTTTAACAATAATATTTCTCTTTTTTTCGTGTACTAATAATCCATTAACGACGTCATTTAATCAATATAGTTTAAAGGTAAACAGCGTAATCGTAACTAACATTACTTCTCAATCTGGAACTGTTTATTGGGAATGTTCGAGTGAGACCGAAGGTAGTCTATACTCAAATATTGAAGGAAAATTGATAAGCTTTTACACTCCTATTAAATCTAAATTACATTCTTATTCATTAACATCATTAAAACCGAGTAATACCTATTCTTTTGCGGTATTTTGCGGAAACGATTACGAAAATTTGAATATCTTGAACTTTCTTTCTAGCTTCCGAACTTTAAATCAAGAACCTTCGTTATCGGAAATATATCAAAGAGGAATATGGATTTTCGGAGGAATGAATTCTCAGGATAAATTAATCTCTGATGTTGATATTTATGATCCGATTGAAAATAAGTGGTATTTAAAAGTAACAACAATGCCTAATCCTAGAATCCACGCGGGCATAGTTGCATTTAATTCGAAAATTTATGTAATCGGCGGATTAATTGAGAACACGGTCAATCAACTTGCAGCAACAAGTTTAGTGGAAGTATTCGATATTAATACGAATAGTTGGAGCACTTTGAGTAATATGCCGACCTCCCTTCAGGGGTTTTCTTATGGAATATCAGGCGAGGGTATTTACTTATTAGGAGGTGCGACAACTTCTAATATGCTGACGAGCACATTATCAAATACTATCTATCGATTTATACCCCAAGGAAGCGGACTCGGTATTTGGAATACTTTGATATCCTCATCTGCCATTTCTCAGAAAGTGGACACTGTTGGTTGTGCATTTAATGGAGTTTTATATTTTGGATTAGGTAGGTCAGCTTCATCAGGTTTAGCTCAATCCTCCCATGATGCTTATGTAATTTCTTCGAATTCTACCTCAGGTATAACCGAAAGTTCGTTTAATTCTGGGAGGCACGGTGCAGCATCAATTTGCTATACGCCGAAGACGAGTGATCCTTTCCCGTCTGATTCCAAAGCCATTTTATATATTGGCGGTAGCTCTCTTCAGGATACAACTCAGCCGGTCACAGCGATTAATTCGAGCAATACTTATGAGTATTACTTACCGAATGATTCAAGTATAAACCCAAATACCATGTCCGTAGGATTGCCTCTACCAGTTAATTTATATATGGCAGCGGGAGAGATATCTTATTTAAAACGGAATGCTTACCTGTTTGGTGGTCTAGTTAATCGTGGATTACTGAATACTTCAGTATACTATATGGATCTTGCGAACCCTCTTGGAAATAGTTGGATTGAGCTTACTGATAAAATGCCAACTCCTAGATACGGACATAAAGCGGTAATATTGAGCAGAAATTAA
- a CDS encoding LA_3334 family protein, producing MQLLSYSKFRYYIQVVHHRQEEKLFVKQNPGKIKKVLYSFLIPLLFIFFITFEISSAEIVLRNGDTYIAEITESKDDKITMRWKGELYEIPKSEILKIDNSKKGEELYFRYDTFELFDGSQLKGVIVKQTEKEIVLKTEIGLLTVDRSKLLNQSNPLSNKYDLKNIHNNQSVIGLGVSIGALNFSAKDNSIYTGFFLFYEPKLFILSDKFRFGAKVDYNLVKNPDLQFLNNLFYLKYSFKRSELLNFYLNFGGGGSLIFSKNNSDRESNIGFTPLGYLEVGWNGLKYENVDFRIGLTSSYFFEQGNSFSYGLIFAMGTRL from the coding sequence ATGCAGCTCCTTAGTTATTCAAAATTTCGATACTATATTCAAGTAGTTCATCACAGGCAAGAAGAGAAACTTTTTGTAAAACAGAATCCAGGAAAAATTAAGAAAGTTCTCTATAGTTTTCTAATACCATTACTTTTTATTTTCTTTATCACTTTCGAAATTTCTTCAGCAGAAATTGTTTTAAGGAATGGTGATACTTACATTGCTGAGATCACTGAAAGCAAAGATGATAAAATTACAATGCGTTGGAAAGGGGAACTTTATGAAATTCCGAAATCAGAAATATTAAAAATTGATAATTCAAAGAAAGGAGAAGAACTGTATTTTAGATATGATACGTTTGAGCTGTTTGATGGAAGTCAATTGAAAGGTGTGATTGTAAAACAAACAGAAAAGGAAATTGTGCTAAAAACAGAAATAGGATTATTGACAGTTGACAGATCCAAACTTTTGAATCAGAGCAATCCTTTATCAAATAAATATGACTTAAAGAACATACACAATAACCAATCGGTTATAGGATTAGGCGTCTCGATAGGCGCTTTAAATTTCTCCGCAAAAGATAATAGTATATACACAGGTTTTTTTTTATTTTATGAACCTAAATTGTTTATTTTATCGGATAAATTTAGATTCGGTGCAAAGGTTGATTATAATCTCGTCAAAAACCCTGATCTGCAATTTTTGAACAATTTATTTTATCTGAAATACTCTTTCAAAAGAAGTGAATTACTGAATTTCTATTTGAATTTCGGTGGTGGCGGGTCATTGATCTTTTCTAAAAATAATAGTGACCGAGAAAGCAACATTGGATTTACTCCACTTGGTTATCTAGAAGTTGGCTGGAATGGATTGAAATATGAAAATGTCGATTTCAGAATAGGCTTAACATCAAGTTACTTTTTCGAGCAAGGAAACTCATTTTCATATGGTCTTATTTTTGCTATGGGGACTAGATTATGA
- a CDS encoding LIC_11904 family protein, which translates to MNLQKSRHYVGVALIFLNFFLINCSEKGSGTSVNFLSLIGLFNEAKPNTSSTPPPYGNQPPGATPTNNGVPVSHSAALNLYETHELNPNILELFGIFYHNDPNFPELRQITDVSIVKFNDNLAQSGQEDWDFNQLILDSKMGNIIYSRGLKGMAYFSDTDLKNAKQIVALPNGVISILSGIDSILPCWKFNGNQIVKISTCNAVLNLSPKKIIAYGQNAILALDSTNRIHQVNLTDNTHEILNFRYQLNNIINISANENVVLVIYDNGYSVTAFLDTGSITESRFEEKASNHNLRISFNGDEASLTEKFRISEIVRNFEGRFFAYSPDFHKIISLDPFLKPTNGFWSFLPKLIPFMRIKNVNGLRMYPNSRLLYVFSSYSLDCFSEIDYESRADLLRYIPDPLQKVFEKVDSLKIEDLDPKQNIFKIPSIEQVIIAEKAKLL; encoded by the coding sequence ATGAATTTGCAAAAATCTAGGCATTATGTTGGAGTAGCCTTAATCTTTTTAAACTTTTTTCTGATAAATTGTTCTGAAAAAGGGTCGGGTACGTCCGTTAACTTTTTGTCTTTAATTGGTTTATTCAATGAGGCTAAGCCTAATACGTCGAGTACACCTCCACCTTACGGGAATCAGCCTCCTGGTGCTACTCCGACCAATAATGGAGTACCTGTAAGTCATTCTGCAGCACTGAATTTATATGAGACACATGAACTTAATCCTAATATACTTGAGTTGTTCGGAATATTTTATCACAATGATCCGAACTTCCCTGAGCTAAGACAAATTACGGATGTTTCAATCGTAAAATTTAATGATAACCTAGCACAGTCGGGGCAAGAGGATTGGGATTTCAATCAGCTTATACTAGACTCTAAAATGGGAAATATAATTTACAGTAGAGGACTGAAAGGGATGGCATACTTTAGTGACACTGATCTAAAGAATGCAAAACAAATAGTTGCGCTTCCGAATGGCGTTATTAGTATTTTATCAGGAATCGATTCTATTCTTCCTTGTTGGAAATTTAATGGTAATCAGATCGTTAAAATTTCTACGTGCAATGCAGTTTTAAATCTTTCGCCTAAGAAAATAATCGCGTATGGTCAAAATGCTATATTAGCTCTCGATTCTACAAATAGGATTCACCAAGTAAATTTAACGGATAATACTCATGAAATTTTAAACTTCCGTTACCAATTGAATAACATAATAAATATTAGTGCAAATGAGAACGTTGTCTTAGTCATCTATGACAATGGCTATTCTGTAACCGCATTTTTGGATACTGGATCAATTACTGAATCTAGATTTGAGGAAAAGGCATCAAATCATAATTTACGTATCTCTTTTAATGGGGATGAGGCGTCTCTAACTGAAAAATTTAGAATTTCTGAAATAGTACGTAATTTTGAAGGAAGATTTTTTGCTTATTCGCCAGACTTTCATAAAATCATAAGTTTAGATCCATTCTTAAAGCCGACAAACGGATTTTGGTCTTTTTTACCAAAACTTATTCCTTTCATGCGTATAAAAAATGTAAATGGTCTCCGAATGTATCCAAATAGTCGCTTACTATATGTATTTAGTTCATACTCTTTGGACTGTTTTAGTGAAATTGATTATGAATCCCGAGCAGACTTACTTAGATATATACCTGATCCTTTGCAAAAAGTTTTCGAAAAAGTAGACTCACTAAAAATCGAAGACTTAGATCCAAAACAGAATATCTTCAAAATACCAAGCATCGAACAAGTAATTATCGCAGAAAAGGCAAAACTTTTATGA
- a CDS encoding STAS-like domain-containing protein has protein sequence MFEYIGRSGLDSARAVKLVNEIIVPQSILTDEKIILDFSGITNVNSSFTNALFLDIFLKFGSNNIPKKLRIANCKSNIVEIVEAGLEYADERSKELINA, from the coding sequence ATGTTTGAATATATCGGCAGATCAGGTTTGGATTCTGCACGTGCTGTGAAATTAGTAAATGAAATCATCGTACCCCAGTCGATTCTGACAGATGAAAAGATAATCTTAGATTTTTCTGGAATAACAAACGTTAACAGTTCGTTTACAAATGCACTATTTCTGGATATTTTCTTGAAGTTCGGATCAAATAATATTCCAAAAAAACTGCGAATTGCTAATTGTAAGTCAAACATAGTTGAGATCGTTGAAGCTGGTCTTGAGTATGCGGATGAAAGATCAAAAGAACTGATCAATGCTTAA